One part of the Streptomyces lydicus genome encodes these proteins:
- a CDS encoding MBL fold metallo-hydrolase RNA specificity domain-containing protein, translating to MEETVVNHPTKSSVRRARPALLTFLGGVGTVTGSKFLVESDHARVLIDCGLFQGPADLRRRNWRPLPCDAADLHAVVVTHAHLDHCGYLPRLVRQGFRGPVLTSSYTARLAEIVLRDSARLQMEQAQHANERGWSKHRPAEPLYDDADVDHTLRYFDPVPIDSEIEIIAGTVLTLRGAGHILGSAWADLILEDGHTLAVSGDLGRPGHPLLRPAEQFSGADVLLMESTYGNRRHDDEAGRARFTGVLTRTLARGGTVVIPAFALDRTEVVLHELAGLRDDGTLPPSVPVYVDSPMALATLNVYLDAIRARSRELRPEALAHGPSVLSPEPFLAARTVQESIDINHAPGPAVIVSSAGMATGGRVLHHLRRLLPDPRNAVVIVGFAAEGTRARDLVDGARTLKMFGEYVPVRAEVADVPHFSAHADAGQLLEWLRGAPAPQTTYLVHGEPDAASALRDRIDRQLGWTTVVPRSGEAVLVR from the coding sequence GTGGAAGAGACAGTGGTGAACCACCCGACGAAGTCCTCCGTCCGACGGGCCAGACCGGCGCTCCTGACCTTCCTCGGCGGCGTGGGCACCGTCACCGGAAGCAAGTTCCTGGTCGAGAGCGACCACGCCCGGGTCCTCATCGACTGCGGGCTCTTCCAGGGCCCCGCCGATCTGCGACGCCGCAACTGGCGACCGCTGCCCTGCGACGCCGCGGACCTCCACGCCGTCGTGGTGACCCACGCCCACCTGGACCACTGCGGCTATCTGCCGCGGCTCGTCCGCCAGGGTTTCCGCGGCCCCGTCCTGACCAGTTCCTACACGGCCCGGCTCGCGGAAATCGTGCTGCGGGACAGCGCGCGCCTCCAGATGGAGCAGGCACAGCACGCCAATGAGCGGGGCTGGTCCAAGCACCGTCCCGCCGAGCCGCTGTACGACGACGCAGATGTCGACCACACGTTGCGGTACTTCGATCCGGTGCCGATCGACAGTGAGATCGAGATCATCGCCGGCACCGTCCTGACGCTGCGCGGCGCCGGCCACATCCTGGGATCGGCGTGGGCCGACCTCATCCTGGAGGACGGGCACACGCTGGCCGTCAGCGGCGACCTCGGCCGTCCCGGACACCCGCTGCTCCGCCCCGCCGAGCAGTTCTCCGGTGCGGACGTGCTGCTCATGGAATCGACGTACGGCAACCGCCGGCACGACGACGAAGCGGGACGGGCGCGATTCACCGGCGTACTGACCCGCACGCTCGCCCGCGGCGGCACCGTGGTCATTCCCGCCTTCGCGCTCGACCGCACCGAGGTGGTCCTGCACGAGCTCGCCGGACTGCGCGACGACGGGACGCTGCCCCCGTCGGTGCCCGTGTACGTGGACAGCCCCATGGCTCTGGCCACCTTGAACGTCTATCTGGACGCGATCCGGGCGCGGTCACGCGAGCTGCGCCCGGAAGCCCTCGCACACGGTCCCTCCGTCCTCAGCCCCGAACCCTTCCTCGCCGCCCGCACGGTCCAGGAATCCATCGACATCAACCACGCGCCGGGCCCCGCCGTGATCGTCTCGTCGGCGGGCATGGCGACCGGCGGACGCGTCCTGCACCATCTGCGGCGGCTGCTCCCCGACCCCCGCAACGCCGTCGTGATCGTCGGCTTCGCCGCCGAGGGCACCCGGGCCCGGGACCTGGTCGACGGCGCCCGCACGCTGAAGATGTTCGGTGAGTACGTGCCCGTACGCGCCGAGGTGGCGGATGTCCCGCACTTCTCGGCACACGCCGACGCCGGGCAGCTCCTGGAATGGCTGCGCGGTGCGCCGGCACCGCAGACGACCTACCTGGTGCACGGTGAGCCGGACGCCGCCTCGGCGCTGCGCGACCGCATCGACCGGCAGTTGGGCTGGACGACGGTCGTTCCCCGGTCCGGCGAGGCGGTCCTGGTCCGATGA
- a CDS encoding AAA family ATPase: MSPSDAAARPAKPDRIFDREAEWADLVSFVGDPRPGATLGLVSGQRRQGKTLLLEAVAGASDGFYFDGHAAAEAETLHRLAERFGAYTRAARPPRWQRWEDAVDALLALGDQRPAAVIIDNFPDLVGPSPTLPSVIHGAYRRLRQGRRHNRARLILSGGTPSLMRRLFSGPSSLHQLASLELLVQPFDFRKAAEFWGIRSPRLAVQVHAVVGGTPAYRGDLVCDDAPTGPQDFDAWVCRTVLNPRVPLYWEARTLLEQENHADRALAHSALVAIAAGGSTPGAIAERIGAQLTDVSHVLAVLRNRGLLHAEPDAFRPALTRYRIAEPLLAFEHAVAWPHRAAMEQEDATDVWRRARATFDSAVAAPRFAQLCRDWATAHAGPDTFGGEPETAVRGAVSGPTGHPRLDVDVAVRGIVEGRPGVLLSVGLTRWNETMDTPHLERLRQTLSALGASGVDVSEAVPACYSGLGFGPELRAAEARGEVLLIDVDRLYHGE; this comes from the coding sequence GTGTCGCCATCGGATGCCGCTGCCCGTCCGGCGAAGCCCGACCGGATATTCGACCGGGAGGCGGAGTGGGCCGACCTGGTGTCCTTTGTGGGCGATCCGCGCCCCGGGGCCACCCTCGGCCTGGTCTCGGGGCAGCGGCGACAGGGCAAGACCCTTCTGCTGGAAGCCGTGGCCGGGGCCTCCGACGGCTTCTATTTCGACGGGCACGCCGCAGCGGAGGCGGAGACCCTGCACCGCCTCGCCGAGCGCTTCGGGGCGTACACCCGCGCGGCGCGTCCACCGCGCTGGCAGCGCTGGGAGGACGCCGTGGACGCGTTGCTGGCGCTGGGGGACCAGCGTCCGGCTGCCGTGATCATCGACAACTTCCCTGACCTGGTGGGCCCGAGCCCGACGCTGCCGTCCGTCATTCACGGCGCCTACCGCCGTCTGCGACAGGGGCGTCGGCACAACCGGGCCCGGCTGATCCTCAGCGGCGGCACGCCCTCCCTCATGCGCAGGCTCTTCTCCGGCCCGTCGTCCCTGCACCAGCTCGCCTCGCTGGAACTCCTGGTGCAGCCCTTCGACTTCCGCAAGGCGGCGGAGTTCTGGGGCATCCGGTCCCCACGTCTCGCCGTGCAGGTGCATGCCGTCGTGGGCGGCACTCCCGCCTATCGGGGCGACCTGGTGTGTGACGACGCCCCCACCGGCCCCCAGGACTTCGACGCGTGGGTGTGCAGAACGGTCCTCAACCCCCGCGTCCCCCTGTACTGGGAGGCGCGCACCCTGCTGGAGCAGGAGAATCACGCGGACCGGGCGCTGGCACACTCCGCGCTGGTCGCGATCGCGGCCGGCGGCTCCACACCCGGCGCGATCGCCGAACGCATCGGCGCCCAGCTGACCGACGTGTCCCACGTCCTGGCCGTGCTGCGGAACCGTGGGCTGTTGCACGCGGAGCCGGACGCGTTCCGGCCCGCACTGACGCGCTACCGCATCGCCGAGCCGCTGCTGGCCTTCGAGCACGCCGTTGCCTGGCCGCATCGCGCCGCGATGGAGCAGGAGGACGCCACCGACGTGTGGCGACGCGCCCGCGCCACGTTCGACTCCGCCGTGGCCGCGCCCCGCTTCGCCCAGCTCTGCCGGGACTGGGCCACCGCACACGCCGGCCCCGACACCTTCGGAGGGGAGCCCGAAACGGCCGTGCGCGGCGCCGTCTCCGGCCCCACGGGGCACCCCCGGCTCGATGTCGACGTGGCGGTGCGAGGGATCGTCGAGGGCCGGCCCGGCGTCCTGCTCTCGGTCGGCCTCACCCGCTGGAACGAGACGATGGACACCCCCCACCTGGAACGGCTGCGCCAGACGCTGTCCGCCCTCGGTGCCTCCGGCGTAGACGTCAGCGAGGCCGTGCCGGCGTGTTACAGCGGGCTCGGCTTCGGTCCGGAACTACGGGCCGCCGAGGCGAGGGGCGAGGTCCTCCTGATCGATGTCGACAGGCTGTACCACGGCGAGTGA
- a CDS encoding helix-turn-helix domain-containing protein, whose amino-acid sequence MTTAAVSEPVTTTGVGALLREWRDRRRISQLELALRADSSSRHISFIETGRSRPSQEMVLRLAEHLDVPVRERNALLIAAGYAPTFPETPLDDPAMDALRSGMERLLTGYEPFPALVVDGMYHVQAANRGITMLLEGIDPALLRPPLNAMRITMHPGGLAPRIRNYPEWRAHLLAQMDRQLALMRSAPLRALYDEVSGYPLPPGSGEQTTGSAHVPFALPMVIEHGGTVLSFISTIATFNTPMDVTVSELALETFLPADPETAAYLQQRLR is encoded by the coding sequence ATGACGACCGCTGCCGTGTCCGAGCCGGTGACGACCACGGGTGTGGGGGCCCTGTTGCGTGAGTGGCGCGACCGGCGCCGCATCAGCCAGCTGGAACTGGCGCTGCGCGCCGACTCCTCGTCCCGCCACATCAGCTTCATCGAGACCGGGCGCTCCCGCCCCAGCCAGGAGATGGTGCTGCGGCTCGCCGAGCACCTCGACGTCCCCGTACGGGAGCGCAACGCCCTGCTGATCGCGGCGGGCTACGCCCCCACCTTCCCCGAGACACCCCTGGACGACCCCGCGATGGACGCCCTGCGCTCCGGCATGGAACGGCTGCTGACCGGCTACGAGCCGTTCCCCGCGCTCGTCGTGGACGGCATGTACCACGTACAGGCGGCGAACCGCGGCATCACCATGCTGCTGGAGGGCATCGACCCGGCCCTGCTGCGGCCCCCGCTGAACGCCATGCGGATCACCATGCACCCGGGCGGGCTCGCGCCCCGCATCCGCAACTACCCGGAGTGGCGCGCCCATCTCCTCGCGCAGATGGACCGCCAACTGGCCCTCATGCGCTCGGCGCCGCTGCGCGCGCTCTACGACGAGGTGAGCGGCTACCCGCTGCCGCCGGGCAGCGGCGAGCAGACCACCGGGTCAGCGCATGTCCCGTTCGCCCTCCCCATGGTGATCGAACACGGCGGCACGGTGCTCTCCTTCATCTCCACCATCGCCACCTTCAACACCCCCATGGACGTGACCGTCTCCGAACTGGCCCTGGAGACCTTCCTCCCCGCCGACCCGGAAACGGCCGCCTACCTCCAGCAACGGCTCCGCTAG
- the ftsH gene encoding ATP-dependent zinc metalloprotease FtsH has protein sequence MITRVRLPGRHPTRSAKPGPPREPPQPPTSPRAPTWRPWLLPIALVVMFLVLLMRLQSSSGTSLSYSHFLGKVDAGQVKTVDINEKGSVDGTLKDGRKFTTQLPTALDNSSLERQLRSEKVDITASASGGSGLGTLLAFLLPLVLLGALFLWTGRQAARSLSGGLSGIGRSRAKIIETERPTTCFADVAGYEGVKQEISEVVDFLRHPERYAVAGAKGPRGVLMVGPPGTGKTLLARAVAGEAEVPFLSVTGSAFVEMFVGVGASRVRDLFADARKRAPSIVFIDEIDAVGSRRGGARLGGNDEREQTLNQLLAEMDGFDQGSGIVVLAATNRPEALDTALLRPGRFDRHVTVPLPNQAERAAILTVHAHGKTLAPDVDWDVTARATPGFSGADLANLVNEAAINAVRAGGTVISAQDLDTARDRVLLGRRETSNALLPEERHAVAVHEAGHALVAALCEHADPVAKVTILPSGPALGATEQLPEAERHLYSEGYLNDLLTVRLGGRAAELVAFGEGSTGAADDLAGATQIAGRMVRDFGLSPALGPVGYAEGAPRRLGQEVPEAALQRPYSEHTQRVVDEETARLVRQAEKRAVALLRAHRTALEALAERLVTHETVAGSVVLDVLRAGREEAGTAEPA, from the coding sequence ATGATCACACGAGTCCGCCTGCCGGGCCGGCATCCGACGCGGTCGGCCAAACCGGGGCCACCACGAGAACCGCCCCAGCCCCCGACCTCGCCCCGGGCCCCCACCTGGCGGCCGTGGCTGCTCCCCATCGCCCTGGTGGTCATGTTCCTCGTCCTGCTGATGCGCTTGCAGTCCTCGTCGGGGACGTCGTTGTCGTACAGCCACTTCCTCGGCAAGGTGGACGCGGGCCAGGTCAAAACGGTCGACATCAACGAGAAGGGGTCCGTCGACGGAACCCTGAAGGACGGACGGAAGTTCACCACCCAGCTCCCCACCGCGCTGGACAACAGCAGCCTCGAACGACAGCTGCGGTCCGAGAAGGTGGACATCACCGCCTCCGCCAGCGGTGGCAGCGGGCTGGGGACGCTGCTGGCATTCCTCCTGCCGCTGGTGCTCCTGGGGGCGCTGTTCCTGTGGACCGGACGACAGGCGGCCCGTTCGCTGTCCGGGGGACTGAGCGGTATCGGACGGTCCCGGGCCAAGATCATCGAGACCGAGCGGCCGACCACCTGCTTCGCCGACGTGGCCGGGTACGAGGGCGTCAAACAGGAGATCAGCGAGGTCGTCGACTTCCTGCGGCACCCCGAGCGGTACGCGGTGGCCGGCGCCAAGGGGCCCCGCGGGGTGCTCATGGTCGGACCTCCGGGCACCGGCAAGACGTTGCTCGCCCGTGCCGTCGCCGGCGAGGCCGAGGTCCCGTTCCTGTCCGTGACCGGGTCGGCGTTCGTGGAGATGTTCGTCGGGGTCGGCGCCTCCCGGGTCCGCGACCTCTTCGCCGACGCACGCAAGCGTGCCCCGTCGATCGTCTTCATCGACGAGATCGACGCCGTCGGCAGTCGCCGAGGAGGGGCCCGCCTGGGAGGCAACGACGAGCGTGAGCAGACCCTCAACCAACTCCTGGCCGAGATGGACGGCTTCGACCAGGGCAGCGGCATCGTGGTGCTCGCCGCGACCAACCGGCCCGAGGCCCTCGACACCGCGCTCCTGAGACCCGGACGCTTCGACCGGCATGTGACCGTCCCGCTGCCCAACCAGGCCGAGCGGGCGGCGATCCTCACCGTCCACGCCCACGGCAAGACGCTCGCACCCGACGTCGACTGGGACGTCACCGCGCGGGCCACCCCCGGCTTCTCCGGCGCCGACCTCGCGAACCTCGTCAACGAGGCAGCCATCAACGCGGTCCGTGCGGGCGGCACCGTCATTTCCGCCCAGGACCTGGACACCGCCCGCGACCGGGTCCTGCTCGGCCGGCGGGAGACCTCCAACGCCCTGCTCCCGGAGGAACGCCACGCGGTCGCCGTGCACGAGGCCGGACATGCCCTCGTCGCGGCTCTGTGCGAGCACGCCGACCCGGTCGCGAAGGTGACCATCCTGCCCTCCGGGCCGGCCCTCGGCGCCACCGAGCAGCTCCCCGAGGCCGAACGCCACCTCTACAGCGAGGGCTATCTGAACGACCTGCTGACCGTCCGGCTCGGCGGCCGGGCCGCCGAACTCGTCGCCTTCGGCGAGGGCTCGACCGGCGCCGCCGACGACCTGGCCGGTGCCACCCAGATCGCCGGCCGCATGGTCCGCGATTTCGGCCTGTCCCCCGCCCTCGGCCCGGTCGGCTACGCCGAGGGCGCCCCGCGGCGCCTCGGCCAAGAGGTCCCCGAGGCGGCCCTGCAGCGGCCGTACTCCGAGCACACCCAGCGCGTGGTCGACGAGGAAACCGCCCGCCTCGTCCGGCAGGCCGAGAAACGTGCCGTGGCCCTGCTGCGCGCACACCGCACGGCACTGGAGGCCCTCGCGGAGCGACTGGTCACCCACGAAACCGTCGCCGGCTCCGTGGTCCTCGACGTCCTGCGCGCCGGCCGCGAGGAGGCCGGCACGGCCGAGCCGGCGTGA
- a CDS encoding 4a-hydroxytetrahydrobiopterin dehydratase, which produces MNAQVEPLDEKEIAERLAELPGWAAEEGMLRRTYAFHGHLPAAVMVVHIARIQEELNHHADLSLGYNRLGVAVNTHSIGGRITHLDFALARRIEEIAPAHGAR; this is translated from the coding sequence ATGAACGCTCAGGTGGAACCGCTCGACGAGAAGGAGATCGCGGAACGGCTCGCGGAGTTGCCCGGCTGGGCCGCCGAGGAAGGGATGCTGCGGCGCACCTACGCCTTCCACGGGCATCTGCCGGCGGCCGTGATGGTGGTGCACATCGCCCGTATCCAGGAGGAGTTGAACCACCACGCCGATCTGAGCCTGGGGTACAACCGGCTCGGCGTCGCGGTGAACACCCACAGCATCGGCGGCCGGATCACGCATCTCGACTTCGCCCTGGCCCGCCGGATCGAGGAGATCGCCCCGGCCCACGGCGCCCGCTGA
- a CDS encoding nuclear transport factor 2 family protein, translated as MGQDERYVAAVERYFAAWNAGTDEAIAKAVAVAFDEGATYTDPLVDVAGHEGLAAVIAGAQQQFPGFAFRQLGDVDGHHDVVRFGWELVSAADGSAPVAGFDVARLGEDGRIRSVSGFLDRVPAAG; from the coding sequence ATGGGACAGGACGAGCGGTATGTGGCGGCGGTGGAGCGGTACTTCGCGGCGTGGAACGCGGGGACGGACGAGGCGATCGCGAAGGCCGTAGCGGTGGCGTTCGACGAGGGAGCCACCTACACCGACCCGCTGGTGGATGTCGCGGGGCACGAGGGGCTGGCGGCCGTGATCGCCGGTGCCCAGCAGCAGTTCCCCGGGTTCGCGTTCCGGCAGCTGGGGGACGTGGACGGGCACCACGACGTGGTGCGGTTCGGCTGGGAACTGGTCAGCGCGGCCGACGGGTCGGCGCCGGTCGCCGGGTTCGACGTGGCGCGGCTGGGCGAGGACGGGCGGATCCGGTCCGTGTCCGGGTTTCTCGACCGGGTGCCGGCCGCCGGATAG